In the genome of Brachionichthys hirsutus isolate HB-005 chromosome 23, CSIRO-AGI_Bhir_v1, whole genome shotgun sequence, one region contains:
- the LOC137911545 gene encoding caspase activity and apoptosis inhibitor 1, protein MLKKKLHCSEKKRKHLQAEDRDDVNKRRGGEVKSAQNTKDDLADRELDRIGSDIEDGGLDLGLPFRPIAAYLANKREMLEQCYHVLGDKKLQKMLPDELKGCGLEEIKRLCWEQLEPMSEKSVIQILAGEDGTSGNGDKNAADIFGSQQDNNVDSTSCAKEAAKTEDPKQEGGGSCEENDVLSINADAYDSDIEGPKEEQQAKAAEGGVKVTEPSRASGDPASNPDPANPGPPLGSQATKVKEEDIQNDIDKSVSEILSFPLTSSKEATEETQSVAVQSTNVTSPVQGTAASSRSPAASQPSIQQLELLELEMRARAIKALMKASGGKNLSLAKNV, encoded by the exons ATGCTCAAAAAGAAATTACATTGTTcggaaaagaagaggaagcactTGCAAGCCGAAGACCGAGATGACGTCAACAAACGAAGAGGAGGCGAAGTGAAATCGGCG CAGAACACCAAAGATGATCTTGCAGACCGAGAGCTGGATCGCATTGGCAGCGACATTGAAGACGGTGGGCTCGACCTCGGCCTTCCATTCCGGCCCATCGCTGCTTATCTCGCCAACAAGCGGGAGATGCTGGAGCAGTGCTACCATGTGCTGGGTGACAAGAAGCTGCAGAAGATGCTGCCGGATGAGCTGAAG GGCTGCGGTTTAGAGGAAATCAAAAGGCTGTGCTGGGAGCAGCTGGAACCAATGTCAGAAAAAAGTGTCATTCAGATCCTGGCGG GGGAGGACGGGACATCTGGAAATGGCGACAAAAACGCAGCGGACATCTTTGGAAGCCA ACAAGACAATAATGTGGACTCGACCTCGTGTGCGAAAGAAGCTGCGAAAACAGAGGATCCAAAGCAAG AAGGCGGCGGTTCGTGCGAGGAGAACGACGTTTTAAGCATAAACGCAGACGCTTACGACAGCGATATCGAGGGGCcgaaagaggagcagcaggcaaaagctgcagaggggggggtgaaggtAACGGAGCCCAGCAGGGCAAGTGGTGACCCGGCCTCGAACCCTGACCCGGCCAATCCTGGACCTCCACTTGGCTCTCAGGCGACGAAAGTGAAGGAAGAAGACATCCAAAATGACATAGACAAAAGCGTGAGCGAGATTTTATCCTTTCCTTTGACTTCAAGCAAAGAGGCAACGGAGGAGACGCAGAGCGTTGCTGTCCAGAGCACAAACGTCACCTCACCTGTTCAAGGCACGGCGGCGTCAAGTCGCTCACCTGCGgcctctcagccgtccatccagcagctggagctccTGGAGCTGGAAATGAGGGCGAGGGCCATCAAGGCCCTGATGAAAGCAAGCGGTGGGAAAAATCTAAGTTTAGCAAAAAATGTTTag